A window of the Mus pahari chromosome 1, PAHARI_EIJ_v1.1, whole genome shotgun sequence genome harbors these coding sequences:
- the Chd2 gene encoding chromodomain-helicase-DNA-binding protein 2 isoform X6 produces MAHKPGDEHLSLSPCIFTWYQTFSQLTFEEEKLSHSASEEASGSDSGSQSESEQGSDPGSGHGSESNSSSESSESQSESESESAGSKSQPVLPEAKEKPASKKERIADVKKMWEEYPDVYGVRRSNRSRQEPSRFNVKEEASSGSESGSPKRRGQRQLKKQEKWKQDPSEEEQEQGTSAESEAEQKRVKARRPVPRRTVPKPQVKKQPKIQRGKRKKQESSDDDDDDDEAPKRQTRRRAAKNVSYKEDDDFETDSDDLIEMTGEGVDEQQDNSETIEKVLDSRLGKKGATGASTTVYAVEANGDPSDDFDTEREEGETQYLIKWKGWSHIHSTWESEESLQQQKVKGLKKLENFKKKEDEIKQWLGKVSPEDVEYFNCQQELASELNKQYQIVERVIAVKTSKSTLGQTDFPAHSRKPAPSNEPEYLCKWMGLPYSECSWEDEALIGKKFQTCIDSFHSRNNSKTIPTRECKALKQRPRFVALKKQPAYLGGENLELRDYQLEGLNWLAHSWCK; encoded by the exons TCATTCGGCCTCTGAAGAAGCTTCGGGTTCGGACTCTGGCAGTCAGTCTGAAAGTGAGCAGGGCAGCGATCCCGGAAGCGGACATGGCAGCGAGTCCAATAGCAGTTCGGAATCTTCTGAGAGCCAATCAGAGTCCGAGAGTGAATCGGCAGGTTCCAAGTCCCAGCCAGTCCTTCCAGAAGCCAAAGAGAAGCCTGCCTCTAAGAAGGAACGGATAGCTGATGTTAAGAAG ATGTGGGAAGAATATCCCGATGTTTATGGGGTTAGGAGGTCAAATCGAAGCAGACAAGAACCATCACGATTTAATGTTAAGGAGGAG GCAAGTAGCGGGTCTGAGAGTGGGAGTCCGAAAAGAAGAGGCCAGAGGCAGCTGAAAAAACA agaaaaatggaaacaggacCCCTCAGAAGAGGAACAGGAGCAGGGAACCAGTGCAGAGAGCGAGGCAGAACAAAAGAGAGTAAAAGCTAGAAGGCCCGTCCCTAGAAG aacagtgCCCAAACCTCAAGTTAAAAAGCAACCTAAGATTCAGCgtggaaagaggaaaaaacaagaGTCTTcagatgatgatgacgatgatgatgaagCTCCCAAAAGGCAGACTCGACGAAGAGCTGCTAAAAATGTGAG TTACAAAGAAGATGATGACTTTGAGACTGATTCAGATGATCTCATTGAGATGACTGGAGAAGGAGTTGATGAACAGCAAGATAATAGTGAAACTATTGAAAAGGTCTTAGATTCAAgactgggaaagaaaggag CCACTGGAGCATCTACCACTGTGTATGCTGTTGAAGCTAATGGAGATCCTAGCGATGACTTTGACACGGAGAGGGAGGAAGGTGAAACCCAGTACCTTATCAAGTGGAAGGGCTGGTCTCACATTCACAGCACGTGGGAGAGTGAAGAATCCTTACAACAACAGAAAGTGAAGGGCCTAAAAAAACTGGAGAACTTCAAGAAGAAAGAGGATGAGATCAAGCAATG GTTAGGGAAAGTTTCTCCtgaagatgttgaatatttcaatTGCCAACAGGAGCTGGCATCAGAGTTGAATAAGCAGTATCAGATAGTAGAAAGAGTAATAG CTGTGAAGACAAGTAAATCTACACTGGGCCAAACAGATTTTCCAG CTCACAGTCGGAAGCCAGCACCTTCCAATGAGCCCGAGTATCTGTGCAAGTGGATGGGACTACCCTACTCAGAGTGCAGCTGGGAAGATGAGGCCTTGATAGGAAAGAAGTTCCAGACTTGCATCGACAGCTTCCACAGTCGAAACAACTCAAAGACCATTCCCACAAGAGAATGCAAG GCACTAAAGCAAAGACCGAGATTTGTAGCTTTGAAGAAGCAGCCAGCATACTTAGGAGGAGAGAATCTGGAGCTCCGAGACTATCAGCTGGAGGGCCTCAACTGGCTTGCTCACTCCTGGTGCAAGTAG